CTTTAGGCACAGGGGGCGGGGTtacacgggggggggggggggggttagtcAAAACGTTTTTTTTCTAAATCGTGTCGTTttgtcatgaaaataaaaacgaATGTTGCGCGCAAAACAACAGTGAACCAATCAAAAATGGCCTTTTTCCCACTGGTGCTGAATTTTTAGTGACTTGTTTTCTGGGGAAACAGCGACACCATGAGACACCAAGAagacatttcttttctcttcatctcttcataccacccctccacctctgctgacGGAGGGGgagtgtgtccttgtgtgtggaTGAGCAGGGGCGTGCTGGGAAATGCAGTATATATAACAAAGGCACtgtgatggaggacagacaggatgtAGCACCTGGACTCCTGCGGAGAACGACGGAGACGAACTGACATTTTCCTCGTCAGTacaaaaagagggaaaacacaagtctttatcttctgtttgtgccattttctgtttttaaaaagagaaagaaaattcATCTGAAATGAATTCTTCAGCAGATACGAAGGAGTCAGTcagatatttgttgttgttgttgttactgttgttgttgtttttctcctttatgTTCCTGCTTGCATCACAATGCATTCTGGTCCTTGTAGTCCTCTGCGTTCTGGTTCTGTTGGCAGATGAAAGGCTCGGTGGGTTTTCCGGTTCATCATCCTTTTCTTCGTTGATCTTCGTGTGGATGGATTCTGTTTTTCGTGGCGTAAGAAAGTTAAAGAAGCCGAAGGACGAAAAAACGACAGCAAAAAGTTCAGATGTTGGTTTTGTGAGCGGGAGTGAGACCTCCCTGCTGTTTACAGTCTCTGAAGCTCAATCATcctgagaggaaaatgtttttctacATCCAAATGTCTGCGTATTCTCTGAAAGATGACCAGTctgtttttctatattttcttaTTGGATGCTTATAAAGTCCTCCTAAGAATGCATTTATCTGATTGGCTAAGAGCTAAcgtggggtcagaggtcatcggGCCTcttcaggatttttttctgcACTGCATGAGCAGGAAAAGTAAAACTTagaaatacatttattgaatttcagagagaaaatgttaaGACGTGTATGAATCTGTGTTTGATAACTTCACCAATAAACAAATGTTCCACCAAAAATGATTCTTCTACTTTGGTCTCatctactcacacacacacacacacacacacacacacacacacacacacacacacacacacacacacacacacacatacacgatcTGATGGGTCCCTGTAGTTCTTCCTGTCAGCTCGACATGTTCTGACAATGTTTCATCAGAGCTGTGagtcaaacacagaagaagaagaagaagaagaagaagaagaagaagaagaagaagaagaagaagaagaagaagctggcaGCTCTCACcactttcacattttgtcattattatctCATTATGAGGTCAGctggtgtttctgtttgctggaGAGCTGCCGCACTTCTTGGTTGGAGGCCAGATGTGTTTGGCAGAGAGCCCAGACAGCAGGtcccatcagccaatcagagagcccAGACAGCAGGtcccatcagccaatcagagagcccAGACAGCAGGtcccatcagccaatcagagagcccAGACAGCAGGtcccatcagccaatcagagagcccAGACAGCAGGtcccatcagccaatcagagagcccAGACAGAAGGtcccatcagccaatcagagagcccAGACAGAAGGtcctgtcagccaatcagatcttGTCAGTAACCCATATTTAAATTGTATTAATACAAGAggtaaagtgtttttttttagaatttttcatctttttgtttgaaggagaaaaataaatagatgtTCCAGTTAAAGAATCTGTTCaattaaaatgtctttcctGTAAATTTGTGCTCATTTTTCATTAtaaatatgacttttttttaatcaccagAACCAGAGTCAGCTGGCTTTGAATCACGGTGGAAAGGACTCAAGTTACTGTTCTTCAGTATAATTTGGAGGTACTCTATACTTTGAGTTCACTACCCTTCAGTACTTTGTACTGCGCTACTTCAATGTGAAAGCTGTGGTTGTTGGCTGAACATATGAAGAGCCTATAAAATATGACGTGATGGTAGATTAACGAGCCGACGGCGTATAAACGAGTTCAAATGAGATCCAGCCTACAACAACAGAGTGTTCTTACATATTAAAGTATTAGTACCACCATCAGTACAGGCTGTACTGTGTAACAGTACGACACAAAGTCCGGTCTGCTGCTCATAAGTACTTTGATACTTGACGTCCAGTCTGCTGCTCAGGCATTTTACATACAGACaatatgaacacatgaatgaatcaaaTCTTTATTATTACTACTCATAAAATTCATGAGTTCATGTTACAGCTGGTTCCCTGTGCATTACGAAGGACAGGCTGACAGCTGACTGAAGGTAGCTAGCTAACGCTAACATGAAGCTATCAGAACATTAACATCAAACTCAAATTAGCGGAGGCCTCGTTAGGCAGAGGCAGATGAACAGGTGAGGACGAACCCTCGGTGGATGGAATCATGTTTCCACAGAGCCGCTCGTTCATGAACGTCctcatcatttaatcatttcaacGTTTCTTCTCAAGCAGGCAGGAATGTGTCTGGACCTCAGGAACTAATTCAATTATCccagtgaaacacatgaaaccTGTTGAAGTCTGCTGACACCTTCGTGACAggaagctcctcctcctccagacatcacatgactgatcaAAGTTCCATCGCCACAGGACAGCTGGACTCCGATTGGCTGCTGTCTGCACGGTCTGTCAGATTAATTCACCCTCCCTCAGCCCCTCAGACTGGTTCTTCTGGTTTGCTGGtctaaaaaaaaccctcttctTTTGGATTCTGAATTGTTTTGCtgagttttcttcttttcttttgaactctgaacacatttcatcagctttttttaaaacaaaaaacaagctgaattgattaaagattaaagattCAAAACTGGTCTTACAATTGACCTCTATCTTCTCCTGGAGTTTATCTTCGTTCTGTCTGattgctctgtttgtttctctcagaCCAGTTAAAACCTCAGTGTTTACAGGGAAGCACAGCTGAGATCCGACCAATCAGGGAGCTTTAAACTGCATCTTCCATCATTAGGAGTGAGGATGCCGTCTGAAGGTTGTCCTCATCACTGTTGTCAAGTTCGGCTcagactgacaggaaacagtccAATAATCTATTTCACAATTGACTTTCATTAATTTTCACAAATCAATGAGCTCCATCAGTGGTGGAAGTCTTCAAAGCACTTACTTCAGTAAACAAGCCAATCAATGTAAAATACTGCAAAGATTACAAGTTAAAAATACTGAATTAGAGTTTGAAAACAAGCGATTGattggcagagacagaaacagacaatcagaacaaaaactgacaaaataattCTGATCACTGAAGAATCAATTGTCAATCAAACCATAAAAAGGGTGAGAGAATCAATGGGATCAATAATAGTGATGGTAAAGAAGCGGCTGAACCGTCGTAAAAGGAGCTCCACCCTTTCACCAAACAATCTGACCGCAGGCTTCCTTTAGTatctgttctggagctttcgatCATCATCAGCAGATGCCGCTTTGATAAAACGAGGCCAAAATCTGATCCCTCGATCAAATTTGAAAATTGGCTATTTTCAATGTTAAGAATGACCTTTGAACCCCAGAGAATCGTCCTGTGTCCAGGATGAATCTCAGGGTGGATGCAAAGGCTCCACCTGAACCTGGACCAGGACCAGACTGAGCGTCTTCGTGGGACTGGACGAGGCGGGGTGTGCTCCTGGACAATCACCAGGAGGATTCAGCCTCTCTCCTCAGCAGGGAGGCGGCCCGGGCGCTCATCCAAGCGGACTACAACAACGCGCTCCTCATTAGAGGAGACACCGAGTCTGCCATCACACCTCTGCAGCAAGTTCTCCTTCATCAACCTGAGCAGCTGCCAGCAAGCACAGGAAGCAGCACTGACCACACGAAGGCATGCGCAGCTGTCAGCTATCACCAACCAGAGCCACACTGACCCCTGCTGGTCTGCTCTGGTCACTGCGGCCTGACTGCTGCATGTCCTCATACACTCAAACACTCCTGAGAGCGTTTTCTGGATGAATCATGCAGGAATCTTTGCTCCCATAATGTAATAACAGCTTCACAGAGTGAGCTGATGTGTATCAATCACTGAGGAAGTGTCCTGTGAAATACGGTGTCCCTGAGTGGacacaaacagttcaagtgttaaATTGACATCTTTTACCAAAGATTGACCACAATGAGGTCAGCTGAACACCAACATCCAACCCGTGCCCTCGGATCATTTCTGTGGCAGTaaatcacagacagaaatgacttCAATATTTACTCAGATTTAACCAGATCTGTATATTCAATAAGCCTCCTATAAAGAGGCTTTTTCAGGATCACCCTGATCACGTTCACACCTGGAGGCGGCTCGGAACAGCCACATGTGATCTGCCGGCAGCACGGATGTATCAGAATCCACTCTGAGTGCTCCCATAATGCACAAGAGATATGCTGTTCATAGAACGTGTCaattactttcatttcacaagAAAAGGAACCTGAAGGCGTCACGTAGCTTTAATATTCATCACCAGTCAGGTTAGGACAAGTCTATAGCCTGCAAACAGCTCCAAACAGTACACCTCAGGATGAAGGATTGTCTCAGACATGAAGGACTGAACAGTTTCacttttgtttcctcatttcatCAGTTTCCAAACTCCACCCAGATGATAAGACGACGTTCAgcaatcagagcagagcagacgaAACTTCAACAGGCTGCCTTTACGACCAACGCTGTTTTTCAGTCGCCTCCGAAATGACGCCAGCAAGAGGTCAATGTAAGTATCTCTTCATGAAAAGCTGACAACACTGTGCCACTGAAGGGGTTACTGTACATTTAATGCTGGATTTTCTGTTTACTGACGGGGCTCGTGTCCACCctgaacagacagaacaagaacCAACATGCAGGCGAGAGGACATCATGCAAACGGCCGCCGGACACCGAGGCGGGACCAGATCAGGCAGGGAAGAGGTAACAAACATGTCTTATTCACTGATGTAACTTCATGTAACTGAACTGAGTCTGTCAAACAGGCGCTTTGTCTAGAAGCCACGCAGTCACACCCAACATAACCAAAGTCACTTCCTGAAAATGTCGCGCCTCAGTCAGTCCGCTGTGTGTGTATCGCAGTGAATCAGTCATTCGTGTACTGTCGCTCGCTCCTTTTAGACCTGAGGATTATGTTCCCGTCGATATGATGGAGTTCAGGATGAGATAACAAAGTCAGGACCACGTGAGACCGACAGCTGCTTCATCAGGTCTACATCGTTACTGCCAGTGGTGGAAAACTGTGCACCAAAAGTCTGGTTTCCTCACACTAAGTTGGTCTCATTCAGCAAAACAGGAAGCAACATGTCAGCGTGTTCCAAACTGTCTGAAGAGGCGGAGACGGTTCCATCTTGTATTATAAACTGACATCAGTCATGTTAGTAATTAGTAACCTGCAGTTTTAACCAGTAccttcagtgtttgtttatgcagTTCACAAAGTCCATTCACAAAATCTGCATCTGCACTTTAGAACatttacaacatgaaatcagatTCCTGACCTGTCTTTAAATCTCACCACCTTTTGTGGTTTACAGCCAAACGAGAGGCAGCCAATGACTGAATGAAGCTTTTCAGCCAACTGACTCCAGTCAGTCACTCAGCTGGAAAGAAATGCTTTGGTCGTCACCGGTCCTCACCTGTCGGAGGACGGCTGAGACTTGGTCACCACAGAGTTGTGTGCAGTGGTGGACGAAGCATTCACACGCTTTACTTAAGCAACAGTAGTAATATCACTTTGTAATATCAGTAATATCACAACTTGCTTCGGAAatattgtgaaaatagtgagaaatgtggtcacaatgagcccaaagtgacaccttcaccatgtttgtttggtccaaccaacagtccaaagctccacatgattccaaacacattcagatcattgagctcattgagaggaaaagcagccaatcaaacatgtgagaagatcaaacatcagatgattccacagcagagatcaatgaaaccattaaaacaacagacaatcgatcattttctgtcaatcagctgattgactGAATGGACTACTTGTTTCAGCTATTTTGTATAAACTGTTGGGTTGTTTCATTCAGCTCGAAtggtcatgttttatttataatttattattgtgtctatttttttatttcttccattTAGTGTGTAAATCTTATCGTAAAGTAACGATAAACGAcagctgtcagattaatgtagtgaagtaaaaagtacaatatttccctctgaggtgTAGTGGAGTACAGTATAATTACTTCAAAGATGGACTTCATGTCCATCACTGGGTGAGTGCGAAAGAATAATTACAGACTTGCAAACTCTGGCGTGATACTGAGAAAACGAGTCATTTAAAGACGTGTCCATGTCCGAGCTCTGGGTGTCTGTGGAAGACATTTTATACACTAAATGAGCAATCACACAAATAACCAGCACATTAGTAAAAGAATTTTGTGAGTTTGTTTCAGCTGCGTTTGTCAGTCAGCTATGGCAAGCCACCAGGTTCAGCAGGTGTTCATGTACATGCAGTCATCAAAGGGTTCCATGTAATCGCTGCCTCTCttgaagatggagagaaaaggccaaaacaaGTCTTGATGTCTTCttgatgtttctttgtctgAAGCAATCATATTTTACCTCCACTGCTGCAAACTCAGCTGAATGCAGATCtgtgaaacactgagctgaaggtttgatgtgtttgaggGGCGGTGGTGGATCAGGAGGTACAGCAGGTCCTCCACTGATCTCTGGGTCGGTAGTGTGACCCggttcctcctgtccacatgccGCCGTGAACCTGAACCCGACTGGTCCGCCCAGCGCCTCGTACGGCAGCTCTGtcaccatcagtgtgtgtgaacgggTGAGGAGACCAACTCTAAAGCACTTTAAGTTTTTTGTCCTTTAAGGGAGAAAGGCTTTTTAAGTGAAGGTCATTTCCCACAAAGTCAGACGACGGATTAGTGCCTGCATAACTATGAAAGTGAGTCTGCATGACCAGGTAAGAGCATGTGATCAGATACGTCGATCATTGGACCGACTTTAACGGGCAGTACTCATGGTAACACGGGCAGACACAGGAAAGGGGCCGAAGGTGTTGACCTCTGCATCAGAATccgaatcagaatcagaatgagaaaaagctttattgccaaatACAATTTTATatatacaaggaatttgttttggtgatgttggtgcatgataaatcttctaaaaataaacaattaaaaagtaaaaaatataacaatataaatatatatgcacACTTACCAGCCAATGGCATTGAAGCTTTACTTCACATGTTTGAACCCAGTAGCTTGCCATAGTCAAGTTCTCTTTCAGCCACGTAATAGCTCGCATTTCACTCTGTACGCATAACCACTTCACTTCACCTCACTTCAAGTCGACTCTCTTCTGTGAGTTGAAAGGTCACTTACCTCCCGTTAGCCTCATCTGCCCTGCAAAAGCAAAGTAGCAGCAGTGGCTAACAGGTCTTCCCTTGCAGGAAGCGATCTGGAAGGAGCTGTGGTAGGACCACAGCTTGTACCAGCTACTTTGTTTGAAGCTCTTAGGAATTAACATCTTTGTGCTTCAAATGTCTTCACGCTCATCCCCAGTCTAAATGCGTCATGTGACTTCATGTTCATAGATGTCACTGATTGATAGAGCCAGCTGCCTGTTGTGATgccagaaacagacaaatgtcTCAGCCTTGGAGGCATGTATGAGCCTTCAGTTCGGGCATTCTGACACGATTTTCTGCTAATAACATTTTCACATACTGTCCCTGCTTCAGTTTCACCAGAGGTGAGTAGTCCCGCCTCTGGTGGTATTGATGCATgggcatgtacagtatgttataaAAAGATGATCCTTTAAAAATCTGATCTGTTTCCTTCCACAGCTGAGCATCAGGAAATACTAACAACTAAAAGACGCCTGTTGAAGATGATTGTATCAACCCTGCAGCCATTGGAAAGCATAGAAGACGCTAACTTTCTAGATTTTGTAAAAGCCCTAAGTCCGTCTCTTCGAATTCCTACCAAATCTGTGATACACTCGCAGCTTCTCAGCGTCTacaatgaagaggaaaagaagttGAGATCAgtcttggcctctgctgctgacattGTGCTTACATGTGAGTTGTGGTCTTTAAGAGCTGAAGACCCCTATCTGACAGTGGCTTGCCATTTTGTGGACATCCACGGGAATCTCAAGTCCTACATGCTCCGGACTGCCAGCCTCTTTGGAGACGACACTGCAGCCAACATTCAAAATCAGCTCTTGGCTGTCATGGAATCTTGGTGCGTGAAAGACAAGGTCCACACAGTCATCAGAGCTGGCATGCCGCagctgaaaaacattaaaacaaaatggaCCCATATGCCTTGTTTCGCTGACACATTGAATGTGGTTTTTAAGGATCTGATGAGTGATGGTGAGCTGTTGGATGTTCTCAGAAAGTGTCAGAACATCGTCAGATTCTTCAAGAATGATTCTGAAGTTGAGAGAAAGCTCAGAGAAATTCAAGAGAGGCTGAATATGGAACAAGACAAGCTGATCATGTACTCTGGGGACCGATGGCTGCCTTGGCTGCAGATGCTACAACAACTGATGAAGCAGTACCCGGCCATGGTGATGGTGTTGGACAAGAGAGGCAAGACAGATTTACTTCTAAATgaaaacgagaaaaaaaaaatcagcaagaTCATATCGGCTCTGACGCCTCTGATGAACGCCACGTCCTCGATGAAAGGAGGATTCCAGACCATTTCGGCCATGCTGCCACTGCTGAAGAAACTCATGGACAATCTtacagaagaaaagagatgCAATGATGTTGCTCAGAAATTATTGTCAAAATGTAGGAAGAATTTTGGTGATATCGACAACCACCTTCTGGCTCCCATCACATTTCTTGACCCTAGATTCAAAAACCAGCTGGGGgatcaaaacaaaaagcaagcGATGGATCAAATAAAGAAGAAGCTCACTGCAGGCCCAGCCTCCCcttctgctgctgaactgaatGATGTGCTGGACAGATACATCGCCTACGAACCAACTGCAGAGGCGTCAAACCCTTTGTCCTGGTGGAGGTACACAGGAAAGAAGAATTTTGGTAAACTGAGCAAGCTTGCTCTGAAGGAACTTGGGGTTGTCTCCACTGCTGTGCCCTTAGAGAGAGCTTTCTCCAGTGCAGGTGATCAGTTCTGCAACCTGAGGAGGTCCATCGATCCAGAAAACCTCAACATGATCCTGTTCCTCAACAGCAACTGGTCCTCAAAGCCTTAGATACAAATCATCTTTGAgtcaatacaaacacactctgaatTTTCTACTTTCCTGGGGGAAACATAATGCAAATGAACTAATTATGAAAACACACCACATAA
The Chaetodon auriga isolate fChaAug3 chromosome 3, fChaAug3.hap1, whole genome shotgun sequence DNA segment above includes these coding regions:
- the LOC143318314 gene encoding zinc finger BED domain-containing protein 4 — translated: MTPARGQYRTRTNMQARGHHANGRRTPRRDQIRQGRAEHQEILTTKRRLLKMIVSTLQPLESIEDANFLDFVKALSPSLRIPTKSVIHSQLLSVYNEEEKKLRSVLASAADIVLTCELWSLRAEDPYLTVACHFVDIHGNLKSYMLRTASLFGDDTAANIQNQLLAVMESWCVKDKVHTVIRAGMPQLKNIKTKWTHMPCFADTLNVVFKDLMSDGELLDVLRKCQNIVRFFKNDSEVERKLREIQERLNMEQDKLIMYSGDRWLPWLQMLQQLMKQYPAMVMVLDKRGKTDLLLNENEKKKISKIISALTPLMNATSSMKGGFQTISAMLPLLKKLMDNLTEEKRCNDVAQKLLSKCRKNFGDIDNHLLAPITFLDPRFKNQLGDQNKKQAMDQIKKKLTAGPASPSAAELNDVLDRYIAYEPTAEASNPLSWWRYTGKKNFGKLSKLALKELGVVSTAVPLERAFSSAGDQFCNLRRSIDPENLNMILFLNSNWSSKP